The following DNA comes from Camelina sativa cultivar DH55 chromosome 14, Cs, whole genome shotgun sequence.
AAATTACAcaattttaagatttaaacCGAAGGAATCTTCAATTTTCTCCACcctcaataatatattttcccttttgatattttaaaagagtAGGAGTTGTTATCTTTTCTCACAAACTAAACTTATGtaaagtatatgtattatcCGTGTTCCGTGATTAAAATCTGGAATGTgttgaataaattaaaagagtgggtattaattaatttcggtttaattaaatccttttttaatcaaattaaaccaaaaactctATTTGTTATTAAGTGGATACCTCCTTGCTCTTGTTGTCGTGAACTGATAAAGGAAACAGAAGAGAATGAGCGCTCATTCACTTGTGAGATGGAGAGTAAACTTGGTTTTGATGTATAAAGCAAACAAAGAAGAATCGTTATAGTTTGGGAGAAAATGGGCAAATGTCACACTTCGCGACCCATCTAGCTACATCCTttttcatcccgacccagtgatattATCGTTTTAGGTCACGATACATCTTAATCGCTCTTGGATGAATGGataacatgctcgcatgagcctcccttagaatctcctgcctcaactcctcatccttgggcacacagatttGACCATGCACAAGAATGAAACCATTGGTAGAGACCTGGTACTCCAATCAACATCTtcagaggcattcaccagccccacaTCATTCTCTTGAGCCAACCGCATTCTACTCAGAAGGTATGCTCGATCAACCTCCTCCAAACCCAACAACTCTTGAGAAACAACACACAatctcaatgcactaatctctcCAACCAGAgtctccatatcctgctcctgagccgaaatCGCCCGCTTCCAACTCAAAGTGTCTGCAACCAAATTAGCtttaccagggtgataagctatctctaTATCATAgtctgccaccagctccatccaccgcctcagTCTCAAATTCAGCTTTCGCTGAGTGAGTATTTATTTCAGGCTCTGATCGTGCCATAAAAAtatgatctccaaatcttcaggacaAAAACCACAGTAgtcatctccaagtcatgagtaggatagttgttctcatgcttctgcaacttCCGCAAAGCGTAGGCAATAACATTACATgttgcatctgtataaaccaaaTAAGGCTCACTTTGCTCTGGCAATGCAAACACTGGCGCaatagtcaacatctccttcaggcttgcaaaaccctcctcacactccCGTGACCAAACAAACGGAAAATCCTTCCCTATCAACTTAGCCATCGGGCATGCCTTACTTGCAAACCCCctcacaaacctcctgtaataacccgccaaaccaaaaaaactcctgatctccgtagcattttgcggtctaggccaatccctgatggCCTGAACCTTCTCTGGATCCATAGAGACTCCCTCCACCGAGACAATATGATCCAGAAATCCTATTTCCTTCttccaaaaactacacttgctcaacttagcataCAGCTTCTGCTCTTGCAGCTTCTCTATAATTGCTCTCAGATGCACTGATGCTCCTTAGGACTCTTaaaatataccaggatgtcgttgATGAGAATGATGATAGACACTTctagaaactcctggaacacgttgttcatcaatctcataaatgttgttggcgcgttagtcaaaCCAAACGAGATCACCACGATCTCATAATGCCCATGCCTCGTCCtaaaagcagtcttcctcacaatTGCCTCGTCCtaaaagcagtcttcctcacaatTGCCTCATCCATCGGGATTGATGATACCCCGATGCTATATCGATCATGGAGACCAACGTAGCACCATTCAGCTGATctaacaactcatcgatcctaggaagagggtacttatTCTTCACAGTAACCCGATTCAGACTCCGGTAATTGATACACAAGCGAAAAATCTAGTCCTTCTTATTAACGAACAACAATGGCGTTCTCCATGGTGAAAcgctaggacggatgaatcccttgttCAAAAGATCCTCTagttgcttcttcagctctgccatctctgctggagtcAACCTATAAGGTACCTTGGATAACGACGTCGTCCCTGGTTCTAGTTCAATCGTAAAGGGATCAGAccaagatggtggtaacccaTGCAAcaactggaacacatcctcaaacttctCAACAACTCAAGTACCGCCAACTGTAGACTGCCCTACTGACTCCAACATCGAGAttgtaaccaaataagcctcaggccacttctcgatcatcttccctaCGTGCATGGTTGAGAttacgagactccctgaagtcggtcgtactccctcaaaaaccaacttcccttatggacgctcaaactccactctaccccgatgacaatccagatgtaCCCTGTGACGATGCAACCAATTCATCCCCaggataacatcatacaactccacagGGCTGATAATCAAATCCACCAGCCTCAACCCTCCTGCAATCAGAATATCAACACCCCTCGCCCATCCAAAGACTCTCAGAAACTCACCTCCGACGAATCTAACAACTCCCCCTCACTCTCcgggatctcctctgatattGGCGCTTTCGGCGCACACCAGAGTAATGAAGCAATGGGTTGatccagaatcaaacatgacGTAGGACCTAAACCTGCCAACCAATAAGGTCCCTAGATAAACCACATGTACTAAGAACCCTAACACTGTATCTGAACTATTAAAAATCACTAAGTCTTAGTctcagaaattatacatgtgatctcCCCGACACAGGTTCCTCCAATCTTCACGGTCGTGTACACTCGTGGCGCATGCTCGATCCGTTCAATCGGTTGTACTCCCGGCTGCACTCCATGCTACACCACTGCCACcgccatctgctgcaactttggacacttgggcttgatgtgcccaggctccctgcaatgatagcacatACGAAAGACCGTCTGAGCTGCCATCGAAGTACTTCTCCGAAGACAGCTAGCCACCTTGTAATCCATGCTACTGCATTCGTAGCATCCCGCACCACTCGGCCACTGCGTAGCCTTCCATGTCCTCTTGTGTTCCTGCACAAGCTTGTCGCCATTGCCATAACCTCCATGATGCTGAGCCTTCCTCGGTTGGACCGCTGGACTAACCGTCACAACCTGTGctcggatatcctcctcaatctcagCTGTGGTCTCAACCAACGACGccctcgtagcatagctccacCCTCtgcaatggaccctcaagtcatcacaaagcgccctcatgaacctcctgaCTTGCGCCTCCTAAGACTCCAACGCTTGACCTCCATAAATTAGCAGACGACTAAACTCCACTTTCAGGTCACGAACAGACCGAGTCCTCTAAGACAACTGCTGGAACTATTCCTCCATACAGTGTAGCGCCTCAtgagggaaatacttgcggttaaACTCCTCCACGAAATCAACCCAAGTCATCTCAATATGCGCCCTCCTGGCGGCCACAGACCTCCACCATAATTGGGCATCTTCTACCAGGTGGTGAACCCCTATGTCCACTCAATACTCCTGAGAACATCTGAGGGACTAGTAGTTACGTTCCAGCCTCGTCCTCCACGCGTTAGCCATAATAGGGTCGAAACCACCCAAGAAATGCGTCGTACTGATCATACATATTTCGCTCAGCATACTGACATACTGAAAATGAGCTCCCGCACCTGCAGCCATTGTCTACTGCACGTCTGACACCACAGGCGGCAACACTGAAGCCTGTGCCGGTACAACTCccggcaaccgctccaacaagcCCGCTAGGTTAACATCTCCACCAGGGAATCGACCTACTGCGACCCCTGCACCCGAAagtccagcaccaccggccaacCCGACACCAATACCGTCCACACCGGCTCCACTGGCGCCTACGGCGCCATCGGCACCACCACCTGCCACACTCACTGATCCCTCTTGGAATGCCTGTGAATCGCCGACGCCCTTCACcgtcacactctggtccacaaTGTCACTAGCAActgggcctctgcccctaccaccACCACatccacgtccacgaccacatATGCGTCCACGACCTACAACAGttccacctctaaccatctgcactactaTGAATAGAAGGCTAAGCAAGCAATTATTAACAAATACCACAAAGAACACAACataccgtggaatcacattgaaggctcaaagaggatgttctaggacccaTGCCACATATCATAATCTAACGCACATAATCAACAAGGCATGCAAAtccaaacatcaacaacagaaacacaGTGAACCCGTACCTAGAACTGTAAAGGCTATGATACTAAACTAAAACGACcgacctatttttttttgtttttaatataataaatgacaagtgatctcatactcactaataTCCTAATACCAACCAAATcaaacagcagaaataaccaaCAATAAACCATCAATTAACCAACCACAATCCAATAACTCGATAACCAATATTATTCCAACATAAACCATAAATCATCCAGCAAGTCATTAAACAACataccagcaacctaacaatattTTAACGACTCTACTCTAGCAACCTTACAGAAgctagacaacatccaatcaaaccactagaacatcctcctcttcattgctttggttacacgatcacacttttcctttacttgcatcacaaacaacagTTGAGACAcatgagtattatcacaaatactcagtgaagtaatcctctcatctactgagctatacacacaagcaattgagaattcaataaccaacacagaacaaacaacataaacaaaccaggaaagCAAGTAACAGCCGCCTGTTGagaggttggtgtcgaccgacacactccttgtGTCGTCGACACTGAAAGGgatagtgtcgaccgacacacaccTTCTGTTGATCGACGCATGGTCGATATTtctcgaaaaccctaatttgcatcgaccgacagtCCACATGCGTCGATCGATCCTCGTTAGGTTTCTCGCATCGTCTTTGCATTTGTGTCAACCGACACACTCGTTGTGTCGATCGCCATAGatgtcgagcatcgttttcTTGCGAACTCCGGCCTAGATCTCCGACTCCAAACGCCtccaaattatttattatttatttatttctttattatttattatttatttattatttatttattatttatttttctctatttatttattatttatttatttatttaatatttatttttaatttttattatttattatttcttatacttttttattatttatttgttatttattatttatttattatttaaaaacaacTAAGTCGTTTCGGTTTAGactaagaaaattaatttttttattttgtggtttaGATTTGGGTTTGTTTGGCCTTTTTATTTGAAAGTTTTAGTTCGTTGGATTGTAATTtaaggttgttgttgtttcgtGATATCTGTTTCTTTAAAGAAAtatagacaacaaaaaaatatcaaattttagaatattgcattcaacaaaaaaagtaattacattaattaatcatactttgaggtttttattatttaaagaaagataTAACATTTTTGTACATATGGTGGATTATTTCTCggccaaattttttaaattagtattgTTTTCACGTGTCTTTTTAAAATACTGTATTTCATTCGATGATGCATTATTTGACATAATATCACTTTCTAATACATGGAAAGAGCaaaagtttctataaaaaaattaaccaagtttagtttctaaataactaaacaaaattgatgatgtatacctattatttatataaatatatatatatatcttggtCAAATTAGGAgcttttagttaaataaaaaactagAGGACCTAAATGTAAAAGTATTGtaataacataaaaacaaaaaagataaagaaaataacatcaGTAGTGAAAAGAAGGACCTACTTAAGCAATATTTATTAGTAAATCTCATTTGTCCATAATGATAAAAAATCGCatattatttatgtaaactttattttcattttacatGCTTTGTGAAAAAtaactattatttattttactaattttaacgTGCATTTGAtttccaacaaaataaaatacttcttctgtttcacaaagagtatcattatagagttttatttttgtttcacaaaaaatgtcattttatagTTTCAAtgtatcattttatatttctaatacATCTTTTACATTAGATTTTCTAATTCTATCCTTAATCTATAACTAAACTAACTCATTAgtcatttattaaataaagacatatatatatatttaatagtttcttaatttgtatgaaaagtgtcaaaatgacaATTTTCATCGACACTAGATAAA
Coding sequences within:
- the LOC104743841 gene encoding uncharacterized protein LOC104743841, producing MRALCDDLRVHCRGWSYATRASLVETTAEIEEDIRAQVVTVSPAVQPRKAQHHGGYGNGDKLVQEHKRTWKATQWPSGAGCYECSSMDYKVASCLRRSTSMAAQTVFRLGPTSCLILDQPIASLLWCAPKAPISEEIPESEGELLDSSELLHGLPPSWSDPFTIELEPGTTSLSKVPYRLTPAEMAELKKQLEDLLNKGFIRPSVSPWRTPLLFVNKKD